GTCCGGTTCTTTGCCGATGGTGGCGGCCGGCTGAAGTTAGCCCCCGCCGAAGACCGCCCGCCGCTTTTCCAGCTTTTCCAACGTTGAGGCAAGATCTGCGGCAGCCGCTCGCTCCCTTTCGACAACTTCCGGCTTGGCTCGCTCGACAAAACTGGGGTTTTCCAACCGGGCAGAGAGCTTGGCCAGCTCCGCGGCAGTCTTTTCAACCTCTCGCTCCAACCGGGCCAATTCCTTGGTGACATCGACCCCTTCGAGCGGGATGTGGAAGTCAACCCCATGCGACGTCACCGTGACATGGGTGCCTGGCGCGGGCCCAACCAAAAGGTCATCAAACCAAGCCTGCCCGCGGATCAATTCGGCGCCATCGCCGAGGCTTTCGCTGCAGTACAGCTGCGGCGATGATTTGAGCGGCTGCAACCCGACATCGGCCCGCAAAGCACGGATGGCCCGGGTCATTTCAATCCAGGATTCGACCTTGGATTCAGACTCCTGGTCCCACCATTCGGATGGGACACTTGGCCAGGTTTCATCCATCAGGTGCCCGGCCTTGCCACTCAAGGGGAGCAGGGCATAAACCTCTTCTGTAATGAACGGTATGGCCGGGTGCATCATCTTGAGGAAGGTGGAGAGGGCCTGCAACAAAACCCATTGCGGGGTCTGCCGCTTGGCAGGGTCTTGGAGCCGGACTTTGGACTGTTCAATATACCAATCGCACAACTCACTCCAGAAAAACTTATATAAAGCAGCCATTCCGGCCTGGATGTCATAAGACTCATAGGATGTCCGAACCGTCTCTTCGCACTGCGCCAGCCGGCTTAACAACCACCTGTCCAACGTATCCAATTTGGCTGGTTGGGAGTCCTCATACCCCTCCAGATTCATTAAGATGAACCGGGAAGCGTTCCAAATCTTGTTGCAAAAGTTCCGGGCATCGTCGGTTTTGCGTTCGCTATACCGGATATCTTGGTTGTATCCACTTTGGCTTAGCAGCGTGAACCGCAAGGCATCCGCCCCTTTGGATTCCACAACTCCCATGGGGTCGACGCCCGTTCCCAGGCTTTTGCTCATCCGCTCGCCCTTTTCCGTCAGAACAGTGGCATAGATATAAACGTCTTTGAACGGGATTTTTCCGGTGAAATAGAGCGACATCATCACCATCCGGCTCACCCAGAGGAAGATGATGTCCCTCGCCGTCACCAGCACGTCGGTGGGGAAGTACCTTTCCAGGTCTTCTGTTTGTTCTGGCCACCCCATTGTGGCAAAGGGCCACAATCCAGAACTGAACCAGGTGTCGAGGACATCCTTCTCTTGGCTCGCGATGGGTTCACCGGCTTTGGCCTCTGCCTCCTCCCAACTCAAAGCGGCCACGGCCCGGCCCGACTCAGTGTAATAGATGGGGATGCGGTGGCCCCACATCAGTTGGCGGGAAATGCACCAGTCCCGGATGTTGTTCATCCAATCCAGATAGACATCTTTGTATCGGGGCGGGTGGAACGTCACCTCACCCGATTCCACCACGTGGATGGCACGCTCAGCAAGCGGCTTTTGCGAGACGAACCACTGTTCGCTGGCCAAAGGCTCGATGATCTCCCCACTCCGCTCGCTAACCAGGATCGGGATCGAATGGTCTTCCACCTTGACCAGGAATCCCTGCTCTTCCAGGTCAGCGACAACCTCCTTTCTCGCCTCAAGTCGGTCTAAACCGGCGTAGGGCCCCCCGATTTCGGTTACTTTGCCCGACTCATCCATCATGCAAGGGATGCCCAGGTTGTGGCGCTGGCCCACTTCGTAGTCGTTGGGGTCGTGGGCCGGCGTGATCTTGACGGCCCCGGTGCCGAATTCGGGGTCGGGGTATTCATCGGCGATCAAGGGGATTTCCCGATCGACGAGCGGCAGCCTCAGCATCCGGCCGACCAGGCCCGTGTATCGCGCGTCTTTGGGGTGCACGGCCACGGCAACATCGGCAAGCATCGTTTCGGGCCGAGTTGTGGCAATCACGACGTCGCCCGAACCATCGGCAAACGGATAACGGATATGGTAAAGCTTGCCGGCCACATCCTTGCGCTCGGTTTCGATATCGCTGACACTGGTTTTGAGGGCAATATCCCAGTTGACCACCCGTAGCCCTTTGTATATAAGGCCCGCATCAAACCAGTCGATAAACACCTTAAGCACGGCTTCGGCGTATTGCGGGTCGAGCGTGAACCGGGTGCGCGACCAATCAAAAGCGCAACCAAGCGACCGGGACTGGTTAAGGATGGCATTACCCGACTCATTCCGCCACTCCCAAACTTTTTCGACAAACTCATCGCGAGAAAGGCTGAACGGGTTGACCCCAGCCTTTTTGAGCTGCTTGATCACCACACTTTGGGTTGCAATCCCGGCATGATCTTGGCCAGGCAAGATCAAAACGGGCCGGCCCCGCATGCGGTGGTACCTTCCCAACAGGTCTTGGATGCTGTAACACAGGGCGTGCCCCATGTGCAAAGACCCTGTAATGTTGGGCGGGGGAATTGTGATCACATAGGGATCACTGCCGGATTTCGGCGAAAAAGCGCCGGATTCTTCCCAGCGCGAGTACCATTTGGATTCGACGCCCTTGGCGTCGTAACCTGATTTCTGCTCCATGTTGTGCACCTACCTGTCGTGTAGACCCGGTTAGGTTACCACCGGTGTTTCACGTGAAACGGGTCCAACCGTTAGGTGGACCCGCAATTCAGACGCCAGGTGTGTTTCACGTGAAACTCCCGCGGGCGAGAAGCCACAGAATCAGGCACACGGGGACGGAGGCAAACAGAAAGGAATCGATCCGATCTAAGATTCCGCCATGCCCGGGGAGCAGATTCCCGCTATCCTTGACCCCCGCGCTCCGCTTGAGGGCGCTTTCTAGCAAATCGCCGATCTGGCCCAAGATGCCCCCCGTGAGCCCGACGGCCAACAAAATGGGGGTGGCAACCGGTTCCACCAAGTGCTGGTTGAGTGCGGCCCCGACGGCAAGGGATGCCAAGACGGAAACCACCAAATTCGCCATCGAACCCACAACCGTTTTCTTGGGCGATATCCCGGGGGCGAGAAGGCGCTTTCCGTACTTTTTGCCAAAGAAGTAGGCGGCCGTGTCGCCAAGCCACAGCGGAAGGGCCACAACGGCCAGCAGGTTGGGGGAAAACAGGCGGGAAGAATCGGCAGAGGCGTTATGGAGCCAAATGGCGCAAGCCACCGGGCCAGCAATCCAGCCAAAAGAGAGCCCATCCAGAGCGCTGGGCTTGCCCCGCCGGATACGGAGCGCCAGGCCGACGGTGCCGGCCAAAACTACGGCCAATGCCGCAAAAGGTGCGGCCATGAACAAACTAAGGAGCCACACCACGGCAAGGGAACCGCCCATGGCCAAAAGTGCCAGCACTCGGTTGCGCCCGCCGAGGATTTCGTCGATCTCCAAAGCGGCAAATAAACTCACGGCCCCCGCAAGCAGGTAAATGGGCCACTCTGGGGTTGCCAGGATGGCAGCGAGGCTCCCTGCTGCCAAGAGGACGGCCGTCCGAACCCGGCTGGAGAGGTTTTGAAAGGAAACGGCGGCCGACACCGAATCTGCGCTCAGGTGCGGGCCGCCGGCCGATGACATGATCCTTTCCTTATACGGCTACGGGTTGACCGTCACTTGGATCGTTGTTTTGTAGGGTTGCTTTAGGCCGTAAATGTCGACGGCCGTCAAAGTCACGGTGAACGTGCCCGCCGTCCGGAACCGGCGCTTGACCGAGGGGCCCTCGGCATCCACCGAAATCCCGTCCGAGCTGTCGAAATCCCAAAGGAACTTCACCGGGGTTGCCCCGGCCGAACCAGAGGCAGTGAAGGTGAACTCATCACCATAACCCAAATTCAACTCTCGCACGTTAGGGTCGGCGAAAACAGGGGTCGAATCCCGAAAAATCGACGCTTGGCCGAGATAGACGGTTGCAACCGAATCAAGGCTGACCGAGATGCTGGCAAGAACCTTGTTCGTGTTGGCCAATCCGTTGATCGCTTGCAAAGGAACACCGACCGAGAACCAACCGCGTTCGTCCTTCAAGCTGGTCGAGACATCCAAATAAACTTCACCGTGCTTGCCGTCGGTTGTTGTAAAGACGACGCGGATTTTGCTCACCGGTTTAGACTGGTCGGTGGCTTGCGGGCCACCTGCCCCTCCCGGTGCGCCGCCGATGCCTCCTTCGACACCAGCACCACCCCCGCCGCCGCCGGCAGTCCCGGCCCCGGCAAGGCCGCCACCACCCCGGCCACCGCGGTTAGATCCGCCCGTGGTGGGCGAGCCTTGGTTGGGTATGTTGAGCATAAACCGCAACAAGTTGTCTTTATTTTCAAAAAGTCCGCTCATATCGAACGGTTTGAGGAGCATGATTTTGCCACCTTGGAAGAAGTTGCGGCTCGAGATGCGGATCGAAGTGCCGCCATCATAGGCCACCGAATCGTCTTCGGCCACGGAACCGCTCCCCCAACCAACAAGTTTCAACCCTTGGTCGGCGGCGGTGCGCGTGGGGTCGTAAACCGTCTGGGCTTGGGCCAAAGCCCCAAACGCGACCAAGCAGGCCAGCCCCATCATCTTTGTCATCAGCTTCATTTTCCGTTCCCTTGCAAGGTTAGCGTTGGATTCGCTCGATGCGCAACGCCGCTCCGGTGGAGACTTGGACGTCTATCACCACCCCACAGATTACACCAGGTTCGTCCGCGACTTCAAAGCGGGCGGGCATGGAAGTGCGGAACTTTTGCAAGATTATCCGCCGATCCATGCCGATCACGCTTGGATAGGGTCCGCACATGCCGACATCCGTGATGTAGGCGGTACCGCCGGGTAGCACCTTTTCGTCGGCGGTTTGGATGTGGGTGTGCGTGCCGACCACCGCGGTGGCTCGGCCATCGCAATGGAACCCAAACGCCACTTTCTCGCTGGTCGCCTCCGCGTGGAAATCGACAAAACGGTGACGGGTCTGGACTTGGGCGTCCAACCGGTCGAACGCCGCAAACGGGTCGTCAAATGAATCCATGAAGACTCGGCCATGGATGTTCATGACCGCGAGTTCGATCCCCTTTTTTTGAACATGGCAGATGCCCCGGCCGGGTGCCGATTCCGGCAAATTGACCGGACGGATGATTGCGGCGCCGGAATCAAGATAGGGGTAGATCTCCCGTTTGTTGAAGGCGTGGTTTCCCAATGTGACCACATCCACTCCGGCAGAAAACAGCTCGGCGGCGATTTTAGGGGTGATCCCCATTCCGGCGGCGGCATTCTCGCCATTAACCACGATGAACAAGGGGTCGAATTCTGCCCGCAAGGACGGAAGTTCAGCAAGCACTGCATCGCGGCCGGGCCGGCCAACGACGTCGCCCAAGAACAAAATCCGGTACCTCTCCACAAGGCAGATGGTACCGGCTCAAAACTCGCAGCCGGGAAAGTACATCTCTAGCGCCCGGCAAATTTCTT
Above is a genomic segment from Armatimonadota bacterium containing:
- a CDS encoding TIGR00282 family metallophosphoesterase, with translation MERYRILFLGDVVGRPGRDAVLAELPSLRAEFDPLFIVVNGENAAAGMGITPKIAAELFSAGVDVVTLGNHAFNKREIYPYLDSGAAIIRPVNLPESAPGRGICHVQKKGIELAVMNIHGRVFMDSFDDPFAAFDRLDAQVQTRHRFVDFHAEATSEKVAFGFHCDGRATAVVGTHTHIQTADEKVLPGGTAYITDVGMCGPYPSVIGMDRRIILQKFRTSMPARFEVADEPGVICGVVIDVQVSTGAALRIERIQR
- a CDS encoding valine--tRNA ligase — translated: MEQKSGYDAKGVESKWYSRWEESGAFSPKSGSDPYVITIPPPNITGSLHMGHALCYSIQDLLGRYHRMRGRPVLILPGQDHAGIATQSVVIKQLKKAGVNPFSLSRDEFVEKVWEWRNESGNAILNQSRSLGCAFDWSRTRFTLDPQYAEAVLKVFIDWFDAGLIYKGLRVVNWDIALKTSVSDIETERKDVAGKLYHIRYPFADGSGDVVIATTRPETMLADVAVAVHPKDARYTGLVGRMLRLPLVDREIPLIADEYPDPEFGTGAVKITPAHDPNDYEVGQRHNLGIPCMMDESGKVTEIGGPYAGLDRLEARKEVVADLEEQGFLVKVEDHSIPILVSERSGEIIEPLASEQWFVSQKPLAERAIHVVESGEVTFHPPRYKDVYLDWMNNIRDWCISRQLMWGHRIPIYYTESGRAVAALSWEEAEAKAGEPIASQEKDVLDTWFSSGLWPFATMGWPEQTEDLERYFPTDVLVTARDIIFLWVSRMVMMSLYFTGKIPFKDVYIYATVLTEKGERMSKSLGTGVDPMGVVESKGADALRFTLLSQSGYNQDIRYSERKTDDARNFCNKIWNASRFILMNLEGYEDSQPAKLDTLDRWLLSRLAQCEETVRTSYESYDIQAGMAALYKFFWSELCDWYIEQSKVRLQDPAKRQTPQWVLLQALSTFLKMMHPAIPFITEEVYALLPLSGKAGHLMDETWPSVPSEWWDQESESKVESWIEMTRAIRALRADVGLQPLKSSPQLYCSESLGDGAELIRGQAWFDDLLVGPAPGTHVTVTSHGVDFHIPLEGVDVTKELARLEREVEKTAAELAKLSARLENPSFVERAKPEVVERERAAAADLASTLEKLEKRRAVFGGG
- a CDS encoding PKD domain-containing protein: MTKMMGLACLVAFGALAQAQTVYDPTRTAADQGLKLVGWGSGSVAEDDSVAYDGGTSIRISSRNFFQGGKIMLLKPFDMSGLFENKDNLLRFMLNIPNQGSPTTGGSNRGGRGGGGLAGAGTAGGGGGGAGVEGGIGGAPGGAGGPQATDQSKPVSKIRVVFTTTDGKHGEVYLDVSTSLKDERGWFSVGVPLQAINGLANTNKVLASISVSLDSVATVYLGQASIFRDSTPVFADPNVRELNLGYGDEFTFTASGSAGATPVKFLWDFDSSDGISVDAEGPSVKRRFRTAGTFTVTLTAVDIYGLKQPYKTTIQVTVNP
- a CDS encoding phosphatidate cytidylyltransferase, which codes for MSSAGGPHLSADSVSAAVSFQNLSSRVRTAVLLAAGSLAAILATPEWPIYLLAGAVSLFAALEIDEILGGRNRVLALLAMGGSLAVVWLLSLFMAAPFAALAVVLAGTVGLALRIRRGKPSALDGLSFGWIAGPVACAIWLHNASADSSRLFSPNLLAVVALPLWLGDTAAYFFGKKYGKRLLAPGISPKKTVVGSMANLVVSVLASLAVGAALNQHLVEPVATPILLAVGLTGGILGQIGDLLESALKRSAGVKDSGNLLPGHGGILDRIDSFLFASVPVCLILWLLARGSFT